The nucleotide sequence CGTCATGGGTTGCGGAAGTTCTTTCACGAGTTGATTCCATGTTTTTGAATTGTGTCGCGGTAGTTTAATCATCGTAATACATCCTTCAACGGGACAAACGAGTGAACACAACGCACACCCAACACAATCTTTCTCCCGCACTTCCGGTTGAAAGATGGGAAATTCTGTATTCAACTCTTTCTTATGCCCATTGCCATTGAGTGGTTTCAAATCAATACATTGATGCGCTGTATCTTCGCACGCAACGTAACACAAATTGCAATGAATACATTTCGCCGCATCAATTCGCGCAACGGAATGAAACAGCAAATCGAAATTTCCGAAATCATCAATGCGATGAAGCGATTTACCGATGAAGTCCGTGCATTTTGTAAAACCTTTTTCTTCCATCCAGTTGGAAAGTCCTTCCGTCAAATCGTTGATGATGCGAAAACCATAATGCATTACCGCAGTGCAAAGTTGAACACTCGTTGAGCCGAGAAGCATAAATTCCACTGCATCTTTCCACGTAGAAATTCCACCGATACCGGAAATCGGAAGCTGCACTTCTTTATCGTTTGCAACTTGTGAAATCATATTGAGCGCAATCGGTTTTACTGCTGAGCCGGCAAATCCACCGTGTCCGCCTTTTCCACCGATGTTCGGTTTTAATTCAAACGAATTGATATCAACGCCCATAATGCTATTGATGGTATTGATAAGCGAAACACCGTTTGCCTTTGCACGTTTTGCAGCACGCGCGGGAAAACGAATATCACCAATGTTCG is from Ignavibacteria bacterium and encodes:
- the preA gene encoding NAD-dependent dihydropyrimidine dehydrogenase subunit PreA; translated protein: NIGDIRFPARAAKRAKANGVSLINTINSIMGVDINSFELKPNIGGKGGHGGFAGSAVKPIALNMISQVANDKEVQLPISGIGGISTWKDAVEFMLLGSTSVQLCTAVMHYGFRIINDLTEGLSNWMEEKGFTKCTDFIGKSLHRIDDFGNFDLLFHSVARIDAAKCIHCNLCYVACEDTAHQCIDLKPLNGNGHKKELNTEFPIFQPEVREKDCVGCALCSLVCPVEGCITMIKLPRHNSKTWNQLVKELPQPMTWESLREFQKKYGIEIH